Proteins found in one Catenulispora sp. GP43 genomic segment:
- a CDS encoding LysR family transcriptional regulator, producing the protein MELEIRHLRVVCAVAESGSLTRAAAALRMTQPGLSAQLQRIEAALGAPLFTRSATGVAPTALGEVVLTRARAVLPAMDELARVTARAARTEPAGRRIRVGTVNSSLIGGVLDAVRYLYPEAETCSRLQGSPLPLLDDLADGRLEIAVVGDSPGYEITAPPEVVLAPVVTEPVFVALPAGHRMAPATVVDLTDVEDEDWVAPRPDADRTREYCTAVLTAAGRTLRTVHEAEGRVVEELVRSGHALSLCQATFPESPGVVVRPIAGDPLWYRHLLAWHAAGPFAGSEAARVLMENAEAAHRAAVRRSPAYRSWLGAGT; encoded by the coding sequence GTGGAACTCGAGATACGCCACCTGCGGGTCGTCTGCGCGGTCGCCGAGTCCGGCTCGCTGACCCGCGCCGCCGCCGCGCTGCGGATGACTCAGCCCGGCCTGTCGGCGCAGCTGCAGCGCATCGAGGCCGCCCTCGGCGCGCCGCTGTTCACCCGCTCGGCCACCGGTGTGGCGCCGACGGCGCTGGGCGAAGTGGTTCTGACCCGGGCCCGCGCGGTGCTCCCGGCGATGGATGAATTGGCGCGGGTCACGGCGCGAGCGGCGCGGACCGAACCCGCCGGACGCCGGATCAGGGTCGGGACCGTGAACTCCTCGCTGATCGGCGGCGTCCTGGACGCGGTCCGGTACTTGTACCCGGAGGCCGAGACGTGCTCACGTCTGCAGGGCTCGCCGCTGCCGCTGCTGGACGACCTGGCCGACGGCCGTCTGGAGATCGCAGTGGTCGGCGACAGCCCCGGCTATGAGATCACCGCCCCGCCGGAAGTGGTGCTGGCGCCCGTGGTCACCGAACCGGTCTTCGTGGCACTGCCGGCCGGTCACCGGATGGCGCCGGCCACAGTGGTGGACCTGACCGACGTCGAAGACGAGGACTGGGTCGCACCGCGGCCCGACGCCGACCGCACCCGCGAGTACTGCACGGCGGTACTGACGGCCGCCGGCCGGACCCTGCGCACCGTCCACGAGGCAGAAGGGCGGGTCGTCGAGGAATTGGTGCGGTCCGGCCACGCGCTGAGCCTGTGCCAGGCGACGTTCCCGGAGTCACCGGGTGTCGTGGTGCGGCCCATCGCCGGGGATCCGTTGTGGTACCGGCATCTCTTGGCGTGGCACGCGGCGGGGCCGTTCGCGGGCTCCGAGGCTGCGAGGGTGTTGATGGAGAACGCCGAGGCGGCCCATCGGGCGGCGGTGCGGCGGAGTCCGGCTTATCGGTCTTGGCTGGGCGCGGGTACATAA
- a CDS encoding M6 family metalloprotease domain-containing protein gives MTLPEGARRRPRTALLSVLSTLLAVFALVVVPAGPAHAYNGSTSACAFTGTTGYTDEGQQNTTGTDPDRFQVPFDPTGAAAYKTLRVGMLYVDFPDAQGAGSLAAYYNRLSPAAAWMWNASYGHTWLDIQAPLNRWLRMPSASTAYGWPGTPAYAGQQQYVLDAVTAAADAGVDLSQYDMFYIVPTSSATAINNSPTYIWDSGNPGVVVEGTTVKWAVTFGQDIWGSWSYHIADHETGHTFGLPDLYSFTGDTHQFVGGWDIMGDIGGPGNQYFGWQSWKLGWTSDSEVSCMTAPGTSLRTPLNPVEYAPVGGRWRIVVLKTGPTSAYVVESRRSALNDPSLCSTGVLIYKVDWSVATGTGPIRVVADPDAAAPPAGCAALDMDTWQPGQTFTDSSTNVTISVVSGLSDSNGDTVDTSM, from the coding sequence ATGACCCTACCAGAGGGCGCGAGACGCCGCCCACGCACCGCGCTCCTATCCGTCCTGTCAACCCTGCTCGCCGTGTTCGCCCTGGTCGTCGTCCCTGCCGGCCCCGCCCACGCGTACAACGGGAGCACGTCCGCGTGCGCGTTCACCGGCACGACCGGCTACACCGACGAGGGCCAGCAGAACACCACCGGCACCGACCCCGATCGGTTCCAGGTGCCCTTCGACCCCACCGGCGCGGCCGCCTACAAGACCCTTCGAGTGGGCATGCTGTACGTGGACTTCCCGGACGCCCAGGGCGCCGGGAGCCTCGCCGCCTACTACAACCGGCTTTCGCCTGCCGCCGCCTGGATGTGGAACGCCTCCTACGGCCACACGTGGCTTGACATCCAGGCGCCGCTGAACCGGTGGCTGCGCATGCCGTCGGCGTCCACCGCCTACGGGTGGCCGGGAACCCCGGCCTACGCCGGCCAGCAGCAGTACGTGCTGGACGCGGTCACAGCCGCCGCGGACGCCGGTGTCGACCTGTCTCAGTACGACATGTTCTACATCGTGCCGACCAGCAGCGCGACGGCGATCAACAACTCGCCCACCTACATCTGGGACTCCGGCAACCCCGGCGTGGTCGTCGAGGGCACGACGGTCAAATGGGCTGTCACCTTCGGTCAGGACATCTGGGGATCGTGGAGCTACCACATCGCCGACCACGAGACAGGTCATACCTTCGGGCTCCCCGACCTGTACTCCTTCACCGGAGACACGCACCAGTTCGTCGGGGGCTGGGACATCATGGGCGATATCGGTGGGCCGGGGAACCAGTATTTCGGCTGGCAGTCCTGGAAGCTCGGTTGGACCAGTGACAGCGAGGTCTCCTGCATGACCGCGCCGGGCACATCGCTGCGCACCCCTTTGAACCCGGTCGAATACGCGCCGGTCGGCGGCAGATGGCGGATCGTGGTACTCAAGACCGGTCCGACCTCCGCCTATGTCGTGGAGTCGCGAAGGTCTGCCTTGAATGATCCCAGCCTCTGCTCCACGGGTGTGCTCATCTACAAGGTCGACTGGTCCGTCGCCACCGGTACCGGGCCGATCCGGGTGGTGGCCGACCCCGACGCCGCGGCGCCCCCCGCGGGCTGTGCCGCGCTGGATATGGACACCTGGCAGCCCGGCCAGACCTTCACCGATTCCAGCACCAACGTCACCATCTCGGTGGTGAGCGGCCTGTCCGACTCCAACGGTGACACTGTGGACACCTCCATGTGA
- a CDS encoding NAD-binding protein — protein sequence MDGSKVLVIGGLDTARRACDALTRRGHAVVHLPEPTEAGLRTALGPDVGAVAIVVRGDVVALRYALLVEHLRPSIRLVVTVFDRTVADQLVRAIPNCRVTSPADIAVPVLTAACLNDRLAATDTSEPVPPAVAETPEGDANTLIWQHRPSRIRRVARALAGQVRSHDNASQMLLVGLVGLLAALTAEWLMAARVLHQDGPEALYTAARLVSTVGMVENGRAPGWYLVVSSAGMMLTITFAALFTAGIVERSLSVRSAGIIGARTVPRSGHVVVVGLGQVGLRLCLALRRLGVPVVAVERDPQAANLRLAKAARIPVLIAHAEDRSVLDRLRLPKARALAAMGAEELDNVEVAIAALAISPDLRVVLRAGDNDVITETRSLFHIGAVCDISAMTALSVADAVIAENSAAPVGVRSDAALGRCAC from the coding sequence ATGGACGGATCAAAGGTGCTGGTCATCGGCGGGCTGGACACGGCGCGGCGGGCCTGTGACGCCCTGACCCGCCGCGGCCACGCCGTGGTTCACCTCCCGGAGCCGACCGAGGCGGGCCTGCGCACGGCACTGGGCCCGGACGTCGGCGCGGTGGCGATCGTGGTGCGCGGCGATGTCGTGGCACTGCGCTACGCGCTGCTGGTCGAGCACCTGCGGCCCTCGATCCGGCTGGTCGTCACGGTCTTCGACCGCACCGTGGCCGACCAGTTGGTCAGAGCCATCCCCAACTGCCGGGTCACGTCGCCGGCGGACATCGCCGTCCCGGTCCTCACCGCCGCCTGCCTGAACGACCGGTTGGCGGCGACCGACACCTCCGAGCCGGTTCCGCCGGCCGTGGCGGAAACGCCGGAGGGCGATGCCAACACCCTTATATGGCAGCACCGCCCCTCCCGGATCCGCCGCGTCGCGCGGGCTCTGGCCGGCCAGGTCCGCTCGCACGACAACGCCAGCCAGATGCTGCTCGTCGGCTTGGTCGGACTGCTGGCGGCGCTGACCGCCGAATGGCTGATGGCCGCCCGCGTGCTGCACCAGGACGGGCCCGAGGCCCTGTACACCGCGGCCCGTCTGGTCTCCACGGTCGGCATGGTCGAGAACGGACGGGCACCGGGCTGGTACCTCGTGGTGTCCAGCGCCGGCATGATGCTGACGATCACGTTCGCCGCGTTGTTCACGGCGGGGATCGTCGAGCGGTCCTTGTCGGTGCGCAGCGCCGGCATCATCGGGGCCCGCACGGTACCGCGGTCGGGCCATGTGGTGGTCGTCGGCCTGGGCCAGGTCGGGCTCCGCCTGTGCCTGGCGCTGCGCCGGCTGGGTGTTCCGGTGGTCGCCGTCGAACGCGACCCGCAGGCGGCGAACCTCCGCCTGGCCAAGGCCGCGAGGATACCGGTGCTGATCGCCCACGCCGAAGACCGCTCGGTGCTCGACCGGCTGCGGCTGCCCAAAGCCCGCGCCCTGGCCGCGATGGGCGCCGAGGAACTCGACAACGTCGAGGTCGCCATCGCCGCCTTGGCCATCTCCCCCGACCTGCGGGTGGTGCTGCGCGCCGGCGACAACGACGTCATCACCGAGACCCGCTCGCTGTTCCACATCGGAGCGGTCTGCGACATCTCCGCGATGACCGCGCTCAGTGTCGCTGACGCGGTCATCGCGGAGAATTCGGCTGCGCCCGTCGGCGTGAGAAGCGATGCGGCCCTCGGACGCTGCGCCTGCTGA